The genomic interval GGCTTGGCTGAGATTTTGTTTGCTCGTGGTGAGCTGACCGTTGGTAAATTCAATCCGCGACTGAATCGCGCCCAAACCGGCACGATCCAAGTGCAGTTGGCTCAACGCCGCGACAATCTGGGTAAGCGCGGTTTTTGCGCCGGCTACGGTGTTGATTTTTACGCCGCCCTGATCCGTGGCCACGGCCGACAGTTCTTGCAATGTCGAAATGGTAGAGCCGGAACCAATCACCGTAGCCGCCGCGTCCTCGCCGCTGGCGATGGGGCTGACACTGACGTAGTATCCTTTGCTGACGGCTTTACGGTGCTGATTTTCTAAGTCACCGTTGCCCACAGGTTCACTGCCAATAAAGCTGTCTTTGACGATGGCTGTGTAGTTGGATCCTGAAAATCCACCATTGCCATTTGCGGCGACGGTGAGATCCACTGTGGTGAAATCGCCAACATTAAACGTGGTCGAGTTAGCCGAGGGCGGGGCTTCCTTTACTGGGCCACTGGGCGGGGGGCCTGACACAAATGTTCCGGATCCATCAACGCGGACAAACGTACCTGCCAATAGCTTGTCGTCACCGTCACCGCGGGACGAAGTGGACCAACGGTTACCTGCACTTTCCGAGTCATCGTAATACAAATCCTGATTCAGCTTATTGGCACCAGTGGTGAGCTTCCATACATTTGAATTCACCACATAACCGGCTTTGCTGGTTTTGTAAATTTCCTGAGTGGTCTTCCAGGATTGTTCCTTGAGGGCATCGGAATACACCGAGGAACCCAAATCCACACCGCCAATGGTGAATGTATTTCCGTCCGCATCAATGGTGATGTCCACTGTGGAACCGTCGAAGAGTTCCACCCCGTTAAAATCTTTCGAGCGGGTATCGCGTACATAGGCCATGAGCTGCTGAAACTCCTCGTTATACAAGGCACGATCATCCGCCTGTTTGGTGTTATCCTGCGCCATCATCGCCAGCTCACTCATCCGGGTGAACGCACTATCAATCGATTTGATGTAGCCGTCCTGCGTTTGCGTGAGGCTCATCGCGTTGCCGAGATTGTTCAGCACCGAATCGAGCCGGCGCACTTGTGATTCCAGCCGTGCGCTCACCGCGAGGCCCGCGGCATCATCGGAGGGATTGATAATCTTCGAGCCGGAGCTCAACCGCGCCAGCGACTTTGCCAATTGATTTTGGCTGACCATCAAATGCGAGGCCGTCCGCTGCGCTTCAACATTAGTATTAATAACCATGTGTCTGTTCCTTCAGTAAGGTTCTCATTCTATAAAAACCGTTTCGGGGACCAGAGGAGCAACCCGCGTGCCAACTTTTGGGAATAAGTCAAATTCCAGAGATTTTTATGAAAAATCTCAAAAACAATCAAAATAAACACACAAAGATGCGGTTATTCAGGTAAAACAAGATGTAAAGGCGGTTTTTGGTGCAACCCAAGAAAGGCAAGAATTGCCGTTCAAACAATCAGAAGGGTCAAATGTGCCGGTGAACCAATGTAGCCCAGGCTACATCACCCTTAGCCCAAAGGCCGAAGAAGCTCTAAAACCATCCCCTGCCGTGCATTTGCCTGTCGCAAGGTGTGCACGGCGCTTTGGGCTCGGATTTGTTCGGTGGCGAGGCGGGTGCTTTCCTGCGCCACATCAGTATCGCGGATGCGACTGGCGGCGGCGGTCATACTTTCGCGTTGGGAAGTGAGCTGCGCGCTGGCGGATTCCAATCGGCTGAGCGTTCCGCCAATGTCCGCGCGCGAAATGGAAACGCTGGCGCCCGCTGCGGAAGTGGCATCGAGCGCGGCACGTGCGCCTTCCCTTGAGGTCAGTTTCGTGGTGTTGGCGGTGAGCACATTAAATTCGTCGGTAAACAAATCCACCTCACCCATCGTCACCGAATTGCCTTCGGGACTTACGGTGACTTCGCGCGATTGGCCGTCGAAAAGGTTTACGTGATTAACCTGCGCGGTGCGGACGTCGTTGACCATTCCTTTGAGCTGTTGAAATTCCGTGTCGTACAGCGCGCGGATGTCATCGGGCATGGTGCCATCCTGCGCGAGCACCGCCAGCTCGCCCATGCGGCTCACGATTCCATCGAGCCCTCGCAAGTGCGCGTCTTGCATTTGGGCAAACGAACCGGCGCTGGAAACATTCCGGCTCGCCGCATCCAACCGCGCCAGCTGCGCATCCAAGCGAGTGGCCACCGCTAAACCGGCGGCATCATCCTGCGGCGCGAGCAACTTGTTGCCGCTCGAAAGCCGCAAGGACGATTGCGCCACGCCGCTGACGTGCTGCGAAAGCAAATCCGCAAAGCGCACACCCTCGTTGTTGTTAACGGAAATCATGGTGTTCCTGAAGCAATGTTACCCGAAACTGGCGTTTACGCAAGGCGCGGGATTTGGGTTTCATTGGGGTGACTAAATTTCCTCGTAGGTTTCTACCGTGATATCTGTCTGCACGTCGCCGGTGTGTTTTGTGTCTAACGGCTCAAACAGTAATAGATGCGTTTCTTCTTTCGCGGTGGGTTTATGTTCCACACCTTTTGGCACCGTGTAAAACTCACCCGGATTGATGACCACGGTTCGATCTCTCAGTTCCAGAATGAGCTGACCTTTCATCACCATGAACAGTTCATCTTGATCATCATGTTTGTGGAAAACGAATTCCCCTTGAACCTTTGCCAGAATAATTTGCTGCCCGTTCAACGCTCCAATTCTCTTTGGAGACCAGTGATCTGAAAAGAGGTCGAACTTTTCATGTATATTAATGACGTCCATATTTGGCATAGCGTACTGAGGAGTGTGTTTCAGCCGGATTCATTGGATAAGAGTCTTATGGAAAAAAGCAGGAAATCCGGTTTTGTTTATAACTAGAATTTTACCCATCATCGGTGATTTTATTGATGTTATCCGAATTTTCTTTAACCCTTTTACTCAGGATAAGTAGATTCTGGCTCAATTTATCGCTCAATTCCTTGAGCTGGTTCTCCATCATCAATATTTCTTCCTTTATGTCGATA from Limisphaerales bacterium carries:
- a CDS encoding cupin domain-containing protein; this translates as MDVINIHEKFDLFSDHWSPKRIGALNGQQIILAKVQGEFVFHKHDDQDELFMVMKGQLILELRDRTVVINPGEFYTVPKGVEHKPTAKEETHLLLFEPLDTKHTGDVQTDITVETYEEI